In the Papio anubis isolate 15944 chromosome 15, Panubis1.0, whole genome shotgun sequence genome, one interval contains:
- the ZAR1L gene encoding ZAR1-like protein has product MEKPGMNVNEPDQEKEGADEGGRQNKDTNKLARILGCALAPAERMERFVRVPYGLYQGYGNTVPLGQPGLSGHKQPDWRQNMGPPTFLARPGLLVPANAPDYCMDPYKRAQLKAILSQMNPSLSPRLCKPNTKEVGVQVSPRVDKAVQCSLGPRTLSSCSPWDGRDPREALPACGVTSPGTGRRSLIRLRRDGDHAESKALPGPEGASQPQPSPPRSEADRPEKPGQPEESGEKDALCPQETKSKQVPGDAATEPLRRPNFQFLEPKYGYFHCKDCKTRWESAYVWCISGTNKVYFKQLCCKCQKSFNPYRVEAIQCQTCSKSHCSCPQKKRHIDLRRPHRQELCGRCKDKRFSCGNIYSFKHVM; this is encoded by the exons atggaaaagccaGGAATGAATGTGAACGAACCTGATCAGGAGAAAGAAGGGGCGGATGAAGGAGGAAGGCAAaataaggacacaaacaaacTGGCTAGGATATTAGGCTGCGCCTTAGCACCTGCTGAGCGGATGGAGCGCTTTGTCCGTGTTCCCTATGGCTTGTACCAGGGTTATGGAAACACAGTGCCTTTGGGCCAGCCTGGACTCTCAGGGCACAAACAGCCCGACTGGAGGCAAAATATGGGTCCCCCCACTTTTCTGGCCAGGCCAGGGCTGCTGGTGCCCGCGAACGCCCCTGACTACTGCATGGACCCTTACAAGAGGGCGCAGCTTAAGGCCATCCTCTCCCAGATGAACCCCAGCCTGAGCCCGCGGCTGTGCAAGCCCAACACCAAGGAGGTGGGCGTGCAGGTGAGCCCGCGGGTGGACAAGGCTGTGCAGTGCTCGCTGGGGCCTCGCACCCTCAGCAGCTGCTCCCCCTGGGACGGCAGAGACCCCCGGGAGGCCTTGCCAGCTTGCGGGGTCACTTCGCCTGGCACCGGCCGCAGGAGCTTGATCCGCCTGCGGAGAGATGGGGACCACGCGGAGAGCAAGGCGCTCCCAGGCCCTGAGGGGGCCAGCCAGCCGCAGCCATCACCACCGAGGTCAGAAGCTGACAGGCCGGAGAAACCTGGGCAGCCGGAGGAATCGGGGGAGAAAGACGCCCTGTGCCCTCAGGAAACGAAGAGCAAGCAGGTGCCGGGAGACGCCGCCACGGAGCCTCTCCGGAGGCCCAACTTCCAG tttttggaaCCCAAATATGGCTATTTTCACTGTAAAGATTGTAAGACCAGGTGGGAGAGTGCTTACGTGTGGTGCATTTCCGGAACGAACAAG GTTTATTTCAAACAACTCTGTTGTAAATGCCAAAAGAGTTTTAACCCTTATCGAGTAGAAGCAATCCAATGTCAG ACCTGCTCAAAGTCTCATTGTTCCTGTcctcaaaagaaaagacacatcGATCTAAGGAGGCCTCATCGACAAGAATTGTGTGGTCGCTGCAAAGACAAGAGATTCTCCTGTGGCAATATTTACAGCTTTAAACATGTGATGTAA